A stretch of DNA from Spirochaeta isovalerica:
CTTTTCCGTTTCTGGATTGCTGAAATCGAACCATCTATCCATCCGGAAGGCAACGATCAGTTCTGACAGCCCGGAGATGGCGAATGAATTAACCGAATCGGAATCTTTCAATTGTATTTCCTCTTCGGAAGTGTAAGCCAGGACGAAAGGCTGATCCGCTCCGACCAGTGGGGAATATGTGCCTTCAAGGTAGAGCGATCTGCCGAACATGGGATCTCCGTCAACGGCCAGGGCATTACTGCTGTCGTCAGTCTCTGTCCCTGTCAGCCGATCGATTTTCATCTGGACTTCATCGTACTCTCCATCGGGGAGGTCAATGGCGGGGAAATCGGGGGTCACGGTACTGTTCATCAGATCGACCAGATAGGTTCCCGAGTATTCGCTTTCCTCATCATCCTCGCCTTCGAGCTCAATTTCAATCTCTTTTACTGCCATATAGGCTTTTGTTAAGGTCAGGGTGCCGCCATCGGATCCGTCTTTGTTTGTAACGGTTATGGAAACCGACGGGCTTCCGGCGACCCTGCTGATGGATGAGCTGACCGATGATGATCCGGAAACAGCTTCTCCCGGTTTTGTAGCCTGAATTGAAAAGGTGGTCAATGTAGGGCTGCTTGGGCTGCTGGGGCTGTTGTCACAAGAAGCGGCCAGAATTAAAACGGATAATGCCATAATCAGAATAATAGATGTTGTTAAGTTAATGGATTTGATTTTCATATTTGTCCTCCAAAGACTTTTCTGTCTTGCTTATGGAACACAATATATTTTCGAAATTTGCCAGAAATATGCCATTGTAAAAAAAAATGATTTTTTTATTTTCCGGTGTCAATCATAGGAAATGTCAAGATGAAGGTGCTCCCTTTTCCGGCAGGAGATTCCACCGTGAGACGACCCTTATGCATTTCCATAATAGATCTGGCAATTGATAACCCGAGGCCTCTGCCGCCTGTACCCCTGTTTCGGGAATCATCGAGGCGGTATAGACGCTCAAAGATCTCATCAATCTCACCGGCAGGAATTCCCGGTCCCTGATCGGTTACAGATATCGAAATCTGTTTTTTTGTTCTGAAAAGACGGATGACAATTTCTTCAGATTCCGGGGCATATTTCAGACAGTTCTCCAATAGATTCGAGATAACCTGCCGGATCCTTATCCCGTCGCCCTGAATGATTGTTTCGCCATCCAGCTCATTCTGGAAAATCAGTGCTATATTAAGCCGGTCGGCATTAAATTGCCATCTTTCCGTTTCTTTTTTGATAATCCCCGGGAGATCGACAGTCTGTATTTCAAGACTTATTTCACCGGCATCTGTTTCCGCCAGCCAGTCCAGATCCTTGATCAGACCTGATAATTTGTCAATTTCAGCTCTTATGCTTTCAAGCCCTTCGTCTTTATCAATAAGTCCGTTCTGGATGCCTCTAGCGTCGAGATCAATAATATTGAGAGGTGTATTGATTTCATGGGACAGGTCTCCGATCAGTCTTTGCCGCAATTCTTTCTGTTTTTTCAAAGTCTGGGACATCTGGTTGAAGGATTCGGTAAGAGCCGCCAATTCTGCTGTTTTATAGGTTTCTGTTATCTGTATATTGTTACCTGATCGGATTTCCCCGGATGCCCTTGAGAGTCTGGTTAAGGGACGTGAGAGCCTGTTTGATAAGACCGCGGCAGGGATCAAAGCAATCAGAATGGCTCCGAGCGTAAGGATAAACTGCTCTTTTAATGCGGACAGCAAATAGTCGGTTGTTTTTGTTTCAAGGTATTTTTCATCGACATACAGTACGATCCGCCCTATTGTCAAATTGGTGACATAATCTGTCAGGTTTTCCGATTTCCCTTCTATGAGAACAGTATCGCGGCTGTCAAACAGCTCGGTAAAGCTGTTGTAAAGTTTTTTTCCAGTGCTGTCTTCAACGATAACTCTGAATGCATGTCCTTCTTTATTATCAGGCATAGTGGATGTCAGATCTCTTACGGTGGATGCAAGATTGTTCCAGTTCCCCTGTCTGGAGTAGAGAAGGCTGAGAATGTTTGCCATATTGGCCGATTGCACTTCTGTAAGGAGTATGGGAAGCCGCCTCGTTGTATTGAAATGCTCAATCCCTATGCTGAGAAAAAAAGACATGACAATTATAAAGGCGAAAGAAGTTGAAATATTCAGGAAAAGACTGATCTTTCTTTTTAGCATTCCAGTTTGTATCCACCGCCGTAAACCGTTTTAATTGGGTTGAAGTCCTGTCTGTTTATAAGATGTCTGATTCTTTTTATATGGTTATCAATAGCTCTCTCATATCCGGAAAATCGGGATTGGAATGCTAATTCGATCAATCTTGAGCGGCTGAGAATAACATTGGGATTCTCCATAAATACGAGCATTATGGAGAGCTGGGCCTGACTTAATTCGATTAATTCTCCATTAACCGAGAACACCCCTTCATCTCTGTTGTATTCCAAAGGCCCGCACTGCAGTATTCTGGCTGTCTCTTTACGGCTCCTGCGCAGAAGGGCCTTTATTCTGCCGATCAGCTCCTCAGGATCAAAAGGTTTGGTTATATAATCGTCAGCACCTATGTCGAGACCGTTCAGAAGGTCCCGCTTGGTATTTTTGGCGGTGAGGATGATTATGGGGATATCATGTCTCTGCCTGATTCTGCTGCAGACTTCCTCTCCTCTTATTCCCGGAATCATCAAGTCGAGAAGAATCAGATCGGGTTTCGTGTTTCTGGCCATTTCCAGACCGTCTCTGCCGTCATAAGCAGTCGATGTTTGAAAACCGGCTTTCTCAAGATATATTTTGATCCATTGGGCTATCTTCTTTTCATCCTCGATAATCAGGATTCTGCTGTTCCTGTCCATCAGCTTTCATCCGGCTCATCGGGATCATCCGGCTCATCGGGATCATCCGGCTCATCGGGATCGTCCGGTTCATCGGGATCGTCCGGTTCATCGGGATCGTCCGGTTCATCGGGATCGTCCGGTTCATCGGGATCGTCCGGTTCATCGGTGTCGTCCGATTCATCGGGATCATGACTTCCACCAGATGAAGAAGAGGATCTCTTCTTAGAATCGCTGAGCGAGTTTTCCCATTCGTCTCTGGTTCTGTTGTATCGGCTTCGAAGCTGGGAACTGGAGAGAGATCCGGTCTGGTAGGCAACCAGGAGATTCTGCAGATTAACAAACATTCTGTTTCTTAAAAAACCTGATGATCTCTGGTAGCTCTCCATTTTGAGAATTGCCTCTTCCACGGAGATTGTATCCATGGTCAGTTCCATCAACACCTTTTTATAGGTATCGAGCAGTTCTTTCTGGTACTCCAGTACGGAACTGTTTCCCTCTTGAATTCTCAGATCCGGTATTCTTTTATCCCGCAGGTAGGAAAAATAGAGCAGCGCGTTTTCCCGGGAAATCTCCCCGTCGCCCAGCTGGTCGATAAATGAGTCAATGATTCCCGACTCGTCATTATAGGATATGTTATGGGCTTCCCTCAGTTCCCTGAGCTGTTTTTTTGCCTGGGCTACTGTCAATTCTCCGGCTTCAAGAGAATCGATTATCTGCGGATACTGAACGGATAGCTCGGACTGAAATTCTTTCCTTTCCATTATTCCAGAGGAAAACAATGAGTGGAGTTGTAAGGAGAGTGCCGCCAGTATTATAAAATATCTTTTCATTCTATATTTCCAGAATAATCAATCCACCTATCTTTTGTAAAGAATCGTTATTTATATCATGTCATCAAAAGGAATGGAGTTTTTCTTTTCTCCCCCGGTCCTGTCAATCAATTGCATGATCGTCATGACCCACATTGCTATCATAATTGCAATTATTGTTATCGTTACTACCATAATTCCCTTTATTGGCGACAATCCGGGCAATCATCGCTTTAGCCGTTTCGGCGTCAATCTGTCTACTGGCCAGGTCCTCCAGAACTGATTCAAGTTGAAAGTCCGCCGTCTGATCCTTTTCAATAAGCCGGTTCATAACTGGAAACCTCCTCATTGTCAATTTAGAATCAAATCTTGTCAGAATTATGTCATTACTGAGTTAATTGGTAAAAAAATGCTTTATCAGAATTCGTTTCTTCCGTATCTCAAAAACTGATGCACCTTCTTCAGTTCATCGGGGATGGCAATTGTCTGGGGACAGTGTGACAGACATTTCCCACACTCGATGCAGAGCGAAGCATTGCCGTCGGGAACTGTTTTATTGACTTTCACTTTGTTGGAAGCCAGTTTCCTGTACTTCCGTTTGGTATTAAAGAGCATTATCCTGTCCCAGAGCGTTTCCGGCTTCATATTGGCAGAATTGGCCAGAGCAAAGTTTTCCGGGATATTCACGCCGGCGGGACAGGGCATGCAGTACTGGCAGGCTGTACAGGGCACGAGTATTTTTTCCCGATAGATGGAGATAATGGAGTTTATGGTTCCATTTTCTTCTTCAGTCAGTTTCCCGATTCCCGATTTTTCCGCGCTTTCCAGGTTCTGCTCCAGCTGTTCCCCAGTACTCATGCCGCTGAGAACGACCGAAACTTCCGGCAGGTTCCACAGATACTGGAGCGCCCAGTCGACTGGTGTTCGCTTAACGGAACTCGCTTCAAGCAGCTTCCTCGCTTCTTTGGGCGGCTTGGCGAGCATTCCCCCCTTCAGCGGTTCCATAATGGTGACAGCCATGCCTTTTTCCGCGGCGTATTTCAGCCCTTCTTCTCCGGCCTGGACAGTCGTGTCCAGGTAGTTGTATTGGATCTGGGTCAGATCCCAATCGTAAAAGTCGATTATTTTCTTGAATACGGGCAGCGTATCATGGAAGGAGAAACCTATATTTCTGATCCTTCCTGCATCCCGTTCTTTTTCCATCTCTTTTATTAGTTCGAAATCTTTCACTTTATTGAAATTCTTCTCATTCAAAGCGTGAAAGAGATAGCAGTCGACATAATCCGTCTGAAGTTTCTCCAGCTGGGCATGGAAATACTTCCCGAAATCCTCTTGTTTATTGACGAGAAACATAGGCAATTTGGTAACGAGAAAAACCTTTTCCCGGTATCCGTCCAGTAGAGCTTTCCCCAGAATCTTTTCGCTGGCGCCCAGATGGTAGGGCCAGGCCGTATCAATATAATTGACTCCGCTGTCAATGGCGTGCCTGATCATGCGGATCGCTTCTTTTTCATCAACCCGCGGATCGAGAGGGTTTTTCATAGAGGGGAGTCTCATGGCTCCGAATCCGAGTGCTGATACTTTGAAATCGATTTTTCCTAATTGACGGTACTGCATTCATATCTCCTCATCTCATTGCGCGGATAAACATTTCTGTAAGGGCAGGGAATTCAAAGAGCCTGCTCATTCGGGATTTAACTGATGGGGCAGCTTTGGAAAATCATCAAAGGAGCAGGCTGATTGCAAAATAACCCTACATTATTATATTGTCAATTGATTTACACCGGGTCTGATTCCCCGGAGCGAATCAGTAGTCTTTAAACTATGTCTTCTCAGAGAAGAAGAATACCCATCATATAAGCACCTTCGCTTTCGGAGATGACGAACATTCCCATTTTTCTGTAAAAGGCAACAGCACCGGGGTTCTGTTTCGATACGCCCAGATGGACTCCTTCCGTCCCTTTCCTGCGGCAGCTGTTGAAAAACATTTCCATAAGCTTCCGCCCGAGTCCTTTGCCCTGAAGTTCCGGCAGCAGATCGATATGAAGGTGCCCCGGATATTCGCTGAGGGATTTATCCACCAGTGTATCATTTTTAATGCAGTCGTTGATAAACTGCTGAAAAGGTTCGGACGATTCTGATGGGATATCGTAGAGCCTTCGCACTTTCGGCAGCCATTCGCTGTTGAGCCATTTCGTATAACCAACCGTGTCTGCTGTTCCCACAATATATCCGGCGGGAATGTTATCCCTGGTTACAACGAAACAGCAATCTCTGTCGAAATAGACATAAGGCGCAGCAAAATAATGGCCGACTTTGTATTTATCATCAATTACACCTTCTACTGAGTTGCCGTTCAGCGCCGTTTTCCAGCAAATTTCATAGAGATAGGGTAGATCTGTTAATTCGTAAGGCCTTATTTCAATCATTGTTCAATCCTGTTCTTTTGGTTTATAGAAGTTCAATGCCGTTTTTTTCGGCAATATACCGGACCACACTGTCATTTCTATGATGCCCTATTATTTTATCGGCTGCCGCTTTCACAGGCGGAAGCGCGTTTTCAACAGCAACTCCGCAATCCGCCGCCTTCAGCATTTTCAAATCATTGGTATTGTCGCCGAAGGCGGTAATGGCATAATTTTCCATACCTACAGATAGTGCCAGCGTTCTGATAGCCTGGTCTTTGGTCGCTTTTGATGAATGGACTGTCAGCCAGTACCAACCGGGAGTATACTGGTTTTCCTGTATATGGATTTCAACCGATTCTCCGGTTTTCTCCAGAATCAGGGCTATGGGCTCCAGCTCTTCGATCCTGTTAATTACAGTGAGGCAGACTATCATCTCATTGAAGTGATTTCTCCTGTCAACAGTCTCTGTCAACCGGCGGTCTCCCGCTTTTTCTCTGTCTAGAACATACCATTGTTCTCCTTCATTGTCGGTTCGGCTGTAATAGAGCCTGTCCTGGTGTCCGTCAAAAGTGGAGAGGAAGTAATGGAGTCCTTTCGAATCGAACAGATCAGCCGCTGCCAGAAGATCCGATGGGCTCAGTTGGTTTATCACCTGATGGGTTCCCGTTTTAAGATCCGAAATGAAAGAGCCGTTGAATTCGATAACGGGAAGCTTTAACTCAAGTTTATTGAGGATAATCTGCTGAGATACAACGGATCTCGCCGAGGCAACCGTGAAATTGATACCTTTTGCTATCATATTGTTGAGATTCCTTGTGGCAAAAGGAGAGAGAGTGCCATCGGGCTGAAGAAGGGTCTGATCCAGGTCGGTTATGTAAAGCTGTTCTTTCATTCTACCTCTGATTCTGATTTAAAAAGAGTAGACAGATTTCTGAAAGTTCCATCCAATGGCAGAGACGTTTCCTGAATCAATCCGTCTATGACTTCAAGTTTCAGAGCGTAAGCCTCTTCAGATGATTTGTGAAATCTGCATTTATCATCGCTGATCTCCAAAGCGCAGAAGTTGCTCAGCGCCAGTGCCGTCCGCTCTTTTTCCCTGACCAGAAGGGGCAAGTCCACAGCCCTGTGGTCTTCATTATGATGGGGAGCATGGAGCAGGGGAATGAAACCCAACCCGTCCACGCAACTGTACCGGCCTTCCGGAACGTCTATGGCGAAATCGGAATCGCTCTGACCGCAATCGAACCAGCAGATCGATCCGGCACTGAGTCCCGAAAGGATGATTCCCTTATCGTATGCTTCCCGCAGGGCTTTATCCACAGCATGCTTCCGCCATGTTTCCATCATGAAGCGGGTGTTGCCCCCTCCGACATAAATGATATCGCTGTCCAGTATTTCAGATCTGACGGCATGGGTATCCACGGGTCTGTTTATCAGAAAGAGAGTCTCGACCCTGCAGCCCAGTTCGCCTCCGAAATACTCATCGACAGTTTTAATATAAGCTTCAGCTTCCCGGCTTGCCGTAGGTATGAACAGGAGTTTCGGGTTCTTTTTTCCCGAAGCTTCCACAATCTTCCGGTCTATTTCACGTGTTTCCCCGAACCGTATTTCTCCTCCGCCGATTGCGAAAATCTTTCCCATGGTATTTTCTCCCTAAGCCTTGCGACCCACATAGACAAGGTGATCCGTTCCGTAAATGGCCCCTTTCGTCTCTGCGGTCCGACAGGCGAAACCTATCCATTCTGCCAGAAGCTCTTCTCCCAGATCGATAAGTTTCATCTCGCTCTGGCTTATAAGACTCTCCGCACCGAAAAAGGCTAATTCTTTCAGACCGAAGGAAGAGAAAAAAGGTACGATTTCATCTGGGTCGGCAAAGTAGGCATCGATGAAACCGGGCTCATTTTCACTCAGTATATGAGTTCCTTCTTTGAGGAAGCCGAGTAGGTTTTCGCTCTGTTCCTTTATTGTGTGGGGGTAGTTCCTCAAATTATCATATATAGGCGCATAATGGGAAATAAATGCGCCTGCAAGAATCCCCTGAGGTTTCAAGAGCTTCAGCGTCTGATCGATCACTTTCTCCCGGTCTCCTTTTTGGCTGAGGTGGTAAAAGGGACCCATAATCAGAATCGCATCGAACAGTTCTCCATCGAGAGAAGAAAGGTCTCTCGCATCGCCTTGTATGAAATTTTCCACTGCCAGATTCATCTGATCCGCTTTCTCTTTAGCCATGGCGATATTGGCTTCTGCCAGATCGAATAACGTGACATTATGACCCGCCTCGGCGAGAGCCAGAGTATACCGACCCGGACCGCCGCCTATATCGAGAATACGGCTGCCCGGTTTGAGAAATCGCTCCAGAAAGTGCATGGTAACGGGGAATTCGAATCGGTGCCTTTCGTGACGGTCCCATTCCCGCTGAACATCATTGTTGTAGTACTGTCGTATCCTTTCCACATTCGTTGAAGCAGCCATGGAAAACTCCTTTATTTTTAAAATAATAAGTTTTCAGTTTATGATGCCCTTCCTGCCGAATCAAGGGAAAAATCGATTATATTATTCTCAAGGCGAATTTAGGGCAGACCGGAACGCAATAACCGCAGAGAATACATTTCTCTTTATCCACTTCAGCTATTTTATCTGCATTTACTTTAATGGCTGACTGTTCGCAGGTTTCCCCGCATTTCCCGCAGCCGATACAGAGGGCCTCGAATACGAAGAGCTTTTTTTCTACAGTTCCCAGCCTGTTTTTTATTTCTTCACTAACGGGGCGGTTCGAGAACACATCGATATTCATATCGACTTCTTCCCGCGACATCATGCCGAGAGCCACGGCATCGACCAGTCTGTGGTCTTTTACCCATTTGAGGGCATCTTCCGCCGTGGATTTCAGATATCCGCCCCCAAGGGGTTTCATCACGTAAAATCCGGCGCCGCGATTTTTGATTTTCTCGATAGCCTGAATCTGTTCATCCAGAGTCCCATCGGTCAATCCCGTACCCCGGATATTAAACATCAGATGATACCAGTCGATTCTGCTGTCTTCAGCGAGAACCAATGCGCTTTTTGTGGAATGAGAGGAAAGCCCGACGGCTCCGATCCGCCCCTGTTCCTTTGCTTCAAGCAAAGCGGTCAGAGCTTCTTCTCTCTCTCCGAAATCTTCCAGAGACCGGACGGCGTGAAGCAGAAACAGATCGATGTAGTCAAGCTTCATCTCTTCCATGGCTTCATCGATAGCCCTATTCATCTCAGCGTAGCTTTTTACGGCTGATTTTGTTGATATGACCAGTTCTTTTCTATCTATTCCCGATTGGGATATACCTCTGAGTACATGGGGATAGGATCCGTACATTTGTGCCGTATCAATCCAGCGGATGCCTTTTTTCAGTGCATAGGCAATGATATCGCCCCCTTCTTCAGGGGGCATATTTCTCTGCAGCGGTGCCATAGTCAGAGATCCGAATATAAGGTGAGGGACTTCTTTTTCCAAAAAACGAACAGATTTGATTTCCATTTTTCAACTCTACCCGATCTCGTGGAAAATTCAATAAGAATTGAATAATCATTAGCTGAAAAAATAAAAATGTATTATATTAATATTTGTAAATCTTTTCCGGATAAATCAAGAATATGCAGGAGGTAATCTGTATGAGTGATAAAGGAAAAAAAGATAAACGCAGCCATGAGTCAAGAAAAGAAGCCCAGCACTCGCTGAAGGAGAAGCGCAAACTTAAAAAAGCGAAAAAAGAAGCTACAAGCTGATTAATGAAGACCGCCTCTGAAGGCGGTCTTCCATATTTATAATACTTTAGAGCAACCTGTATTCATTCTGTATAGTTTCCCCGGCAGGCTCGTCTCTATTTTTCTGAAGTTATCCTCTCCTGTGCAGTGCCCTGTATAAAAGTCAGTATCAAGTGCTTTCAAAGCATCAGTCAGGCTTTTGAGATAGTCGTTTGTTACTGCGGCTTTGCCTCCCCGGCTGTATATGTGAAACCCTCCCAGGACGGCCTGTACCGGTAACTCCGGTTTTTTTTGTTTAACCAGATTGACCATATTCACTACACCTGTATGGGAACAGCCGGTTATGATGTAAATGCCGGCGTTCTCTTCAAGAGACAGTACAATTTCGTGGCGGAAATCGTCAGGACCCATTTGTCCGTTTTTTTTCATAAAGAGGTTATGATTTGTCATGGGGCGGGGGAAGTTTTCCGGTATATTTTCAAAAACATCCAGTCCCGGGAGAATCTCCTGATTTTCATCGATAAATCTCACACGGTTTTCATATCTTTTCAAAAGGACCGGATCAACGCCGATCGGGACAATCCTTCCATCAGCTTTGCGGGAGTAGTGGGGAATCAGGGCTTCTCTGTGCAGATAGAGCGGGGCTTTTGAGTTCTGTCTGAAAAACTCTTCAAGGCCGCCGCTGTGATCACTGTGTCCGTGGGAGAGAAAAGCCATATCAATGAGGCTTAGATCTATCCCCATTTTTTCTGCATTCATAGCAAAGGAGGAATCGGGACCGGTATCAAAAAGTATTCGTCTCCCTTTCCATTCGATATAGAGAGACAGACCGTGATCGGTTTTCAGGCTTTCTCTCTGCTTTGATAGATTATCCAGGCTGTTTTCGAGCAGAACGGCGAATTTCACAATAGACCTCCGGAAGAGTTGAATAATTTTATCATATCATTTTTACCGGAGATCATTAAGAGTGAAGCGGTCAAGGACCTGTCTGTTAAGAGAAATCGCAACGAAGCTGAATTGTGTTCATAATTGACGTATTTCATTGCTGTCGCTTCGAAAGGGGTTTTCTCAAGTAGGGGATAATCTCTTTTTATGATCTGAAAAGCCAGCTGCTGATAATAACTTAAAAAAGGACTTCCGCTAAATTAATGTTCACCATCCTGATGTAAATACTAGATGAATAAAATTATATAGATTATACTACCTGTATAGAAGAATTGTGAAAACAGATTTAATTGACCATGCATAAGAGGTGCGAAAATGGAAAAGAAAAAACACATTGTTGTTCTTGGAGGCGGTTACGGCGGTGTTCTCACGGCTAAGAAACTGATCAATAAGACAAAGAAAGATAAAAATGTCAAAATCACTCTGATTGATAAAAAACCTTATCATACGATGCTGACTGAGCTCCATGAAGTTGCGGCCGGTCGTATCCCCGAAGATGGAATCCGTATTGATTTCGAAACGATTTTCTCCAGAAGAAATATAGATGTCGTTCTCGATACAGTTCACAATATCGATTTCGAAAAGAAAGTTGTCAACGGTAACAACACATGTACAACCTATGACTATCTGGTATTGGGAACCGGTTCAAAACCGGCTTTCTACTGCTGTCAGGGAGCCAAAGATAATGCTTTCAACCTGTGGTCCTATGAAGATGCCCTGAGAATCAGACATCACATGCTTGAAGTCTTCGGAAAAGCCAGTGTCGAAACCGATCCTTTCAAAAGAAAAAGACTTCTCACTTTCGTTGTAATCGGGTGCGGTTTTACAGGAATCGAAATGGCCGGTGAGCTGGCCGAGTGGAGAGCAGAGCTCTGCCGTGAGTTTTCCATTAAAGAGAAGGAAGTCCGCATAATCATTGCCGACCTTCTCCCTGAAGTTCTTCCCGCTTTTGATGACAAGCTGAAGAAGAAGACCGTTAAAAGACTTCAGAAAATGAACGTCGAAATCATGCTCAAGTCCGGTATCGATAATGTGGGCGAGCACCACATCGATATTACAGGGGCCGGCAAAATCGATTGTGATACTGTTATCTGGACGGCCGGAGTCGAAGGATCGGAAATCGTCGAAAATCTCGGAGATAATGTCGCCAAGACAAAGCGCCACCAGATCGAAACGGACAAGTATCTCCACGCCAAAGATATGGAAGATGTTTATGTCGTCGGAGACAATATCTTCTACATACCCGAAGGACATGACAAGCCGGTACCCCAGATGGTGGAAAATGCCGAGCATTCTGCCGATACGGTTGCAAAAAATATATATGCCAGTCTGCACAATAAGAAAAAATCGGAATACAAACCGAAATTCCATGGAGCCATGGTTTCAATCGGTGGCCGTTACGGTGTCGCCCAGATCAATATGGGCAAAACCAATATGGTTTTCTCCGGTTTCATCGCCATGTTTATCAAACATTTTATCAATTTTATTTATTTCGTTCAGGTCGCGGGTTTCAACAAGCTCTGGACATATATGCAGCATGAGTTCTTCCATGTGGAAGAGAGAAGAAGTTTTGTCGGCGGTTACTTCGCCAAAAGATCTCCTAACTTTTTCCTGGTTCCCTTAAGAATATTTCTCGGTGGTATGTGGATTTATGAAGGATGGGAGAAGCTGCTCCGCGTAATGGAGAATCCCTACGATATTTTCCTGATCGCATCGAAAGTCGCCACGTCCAGCGCTTCTGTCGCTGAAGAGGCCGCGACATGGGGAGAGGCGCTGCCGGTTCCCGAATTCATCACATCGATCGTCGACTGGTTTATGAACCTGATGTTCTACTTCCCCTCGGGAGAGTTCACCTATATGGCTGTCGTCTTCCAGACGGGAATGGTTATCGCTGAAATCGTTGTTGGTCTCTGTCTGCTCGGCGGTCTGTTTACCATGCTTGCTTCTCTTGTTTCCATTGCCATGGGCCTGATGATCTGGTCCTCCGGCATGGCTCCTTTCGAGATGCTCTGGTATATTTTCGGAGGCATCGCGATGATCGGAGGAAGCGGCTCCACATTCGGAATGGATTATTATGTACTTCCCTGGCTCAAGAAGCAGTGGGTG
This window harbors:
- a CDS encoding aldo/keto reductase; protein product: MEIKSVRFLEKEVPHLIFGSLTMAPLQRNMPPEEGGDIIAYALKKGIRWIDTAQMYGSYPHVLRGISQSGIDRKELVISTKSAVKSYAEMNRAIDEAMEEMKLDYIDLFLLHAVRSLEDFGEREEALTALLEAKEQGRIGAVGLSSHSTKSALVLAEDSRIDWYHLMFNIRGTGLTDGTLDEQIQAIEKIKNRGAGFYVMKPLGGGYLKSTAEDALKWVKDHRLVDAVALGMMSREEVDMNIDVFSNRPVSEEIKNRLGTVEKKLFVFEALCIGCGKCGETCEQSAIKVNADKIAEVDKEKCILCGYCVPVCPKFALRII
- a CDS encoding HAD-IIB family hydrolase, producing the protein MKEQLYITDLDQTLLQPDGTLSPFATRNLNNMIAKGINFTVASARSVVSQQIILNKLELKLPVIEFNGSFISDLKTGTHQVINQLSPSDLLAAADLFDSKGLHYFLSTFDGHQDRLYYSRTDNEGEQWYVLDREKAGDRRLTETVDRRNHFNEMIVCLTVINRIEELEPIALILEKTGESVEIHIQENQYTPGWYWLTVHSSKATKDQAIRTLALSVGMENYAITAFGDNTNDLKMLKAADCGVAVENALPPVKAAADKIIGHHRNDSVVRYIAEKNGIELL
- a CDS encoding aldo/keto reductase, whose amino-acid sequence is MQYRQLGKIDFKVSALGFGAMRLPSMKNPLDPRVDEKEAIRMIRHAIDSGVNYIDTAWPYHLGASEKILGKALLDGYREKVFLVTKLPMFLVNKQEDFGKYFHAQLEKLQTDYVDCYLFHALNEKNFNKVKDFELIKEMEKERDAGRIRNIGFSFHDTLPVFKKIIDFYDWDLTQIQYNYLDTTVQAGEEGLKYAAEKGMAVTIMEPLKGGMLAKPPKEARKLLEASSVKRTPVDWALQYLWNLPEVSVVLSGMSTGEQLEQNLESAEKSGIGKLTEEENGTINSIISIYREKILVPCTACQYCMPCPAGVNIPENFALANSANMKPETLWDRIMLFNTKRKYRKLASNKVKVNKTVPDGNASLCIECGKCLSHCPQTIAIPDELKKVHQFLRYGRNEF
- a CDS encoding response regulator transcription factor, with the translated sequence MDRNSRILIIEDEKKIAQWIKIYLEKAGFQTSTAYDGRDGLEMARNTKPDLILLDLMIPGIRGEEVCSRIRQRHDIPIIILTAKNTKRDLLNGLDIGADDYITKPFDPEELIGRIKALLRRSRKETARILQCGPLEYNRDEGVFSVNGELIELSQAQLSIMLVFMENPNVILSRSRLIELAFQSRFSGYERAIDNHIKRIRHLINRQDFNPIKTVYGGGYKLEC
- a CDS encoding MBL fold metallo-hydrolase encodes the protein MKFAVLLENSLDNLSKQRESLKTDHGLSLYIEWKGRRILFDTGPDSSFAMNAEKMGIDLSLIDMAFLSHGHSDHSGGLEEFFRQNSKAPLYLHREALIPHYSRKADGRIVPIGVDPVLLKRYENRVRFIDENQEILPGLDVFENIPENFPRPMTNHNLFMKKNGQMGPDDFRHEIVLSLEENAGIYIITGCSHTGVVNMVNLVKQKKPELPVQAVLGGFHIYSRGGKAAVTNDYLKSLTDALKALDTDFYTGHCTGEDNFRKIETSLPGKLYRMNTGCSKVL
- a CDS encoding class I SAM-dependent methyltransferase encodes the protein MAASTNVERIRQYYNNDVQREWDRHERHRFEFPVTMHFLERFLKPGSRILDIGGGPGRYTLALAEAGHNVTLFDLAEANIAMAKEKADQMNLAVENFIQGDARDLSSLDGELFDAILIMGPFYHLSQKGDREKVIDQTLKLLKPQGILAGAFISHYAPIYDNLRNYPHTIKEQSENLLGFLKEGTHILSENEPGFIDAYFADPDEIVPFFSSFGLKELAFFGAESLISQSEMKLIDLGEELLAEWIGFACRTAETKGAIYGTDHLVYVGRKA
- a CDS encoding peptidase E produces the protein MGKIFAIGGGEIRFGETREIDRKIVEASGKKNPKLLFIPTASREAEAYIKTVDEYFGGELGCRVETLFLINRPVDTHAVRSEILDSDIIYVGGGNTRFMMETWRKHAVDKALREAYDKGIILSGLSAGSICWFDCGQSDSDFAIDVPEGRYSCVDGLGFIPLLHAPHHNEDHRAVDLPLLVREKERTALALSNFCALEISDDKCRFHKSSEEAYALKLEVIDGLIQETSLPLDGTFRNLSTLFKSESEVE
- a CDS encoding GNAT family N-acetyltransferase — its product is MIEIRPYELTDLPYLYEICWKTALNGNSVEGVIDDKYKVGHYFAAPYVYFDRDCCFVVTRDNIPAGYIVGTADTVGYTKWLNSEWLPKVRRLYDIPSESSEPFQQFINDCIKNDTLVDKSLSEYPGHLHIDLLPELQGKGLGRKLMEMFFNSCRRKGTEGVHLGVSKQNPGAVAFYRKMGMFVISESEGAYMMGILLL
- a CDS encoding sensor histidine kinase, giving the protein MLKRKISLFLNISTSFAFIIVMSFFLSIGIEHFNTTRRLPILLTEVQSANMANILSLLYSRQGNWNNLASTVRDLTSTMPDNKEGHAFRVIVEDSTGKKLYNSFTELFDSRDTVLIEGKSENLTDYVTNLTIGRIVLYVDEKYLETKTTDYLLSALKEQFILTLGAILIALIPAAVLSNRLSRPLTRLSRASGEIRSGNNIQITETYKTAELAALTESFNQMSQTLKKQKELRQRLIGDLSHEINTPLNIIDLDARGIQNGLIDKDEGLESIRAEIDKLSGLIKDLDWLAETDAGEISLEIQTVDLPGIIKKETERWQFNADRLNIALIFQNELDGETIIQGDGIRIRQVISNLLENCLKYAPESEEIVIRLFRTKKQISISVTDQGPGIPAGEIDEIFERLYRLDDSRNRGTGGRGLGLSIARSIMEMHKGRLTVESPAGKGSTFILTFPMIDTGK